Proteins encoded within one genomic window of Fusarium musae strain F31 chromosome 4, whole genome shotgun sequence:
- a CDS encoding hypothetical protein (EggNog:ENOG41) has product MARPDCRSSCIYRPPRSEEGLNELGQAPPPYDGKKETQDPLELRDLEAGNMPPEYPAHPAPAVVTDGRRS; this is encoded by the exons ATGGCCCGGCCAGACTGCCGGAGCTCCTGTATATACCGGCCTCCGCG GTCTGAAGAAGGGCTCAATGAACTGGGACAGGCACCGCCTCCATACGATGGCAAAAAGGAGACGCAGGATCCCCTGGAACTGCGGGATCTCGAAGCCGGGAACATGCCGCCTGAGTATCCTGCTCACCCTGCGCCGGCTGTAGTGACGGATGGTCGAAGAAGTTGA
- the RPL22 gene encoding 60S ribosomal protein L22, which yields MAPQAAKVIFQQKKSGKAQKQTKKYIIDASQPASDKIFDVSAFEKFLQDRIKVEGRTNNLGDNVVVKQTGEGKIEITAHNELSGRYLKYLTKKFLKKQQLRDWLRVVSTSRGVYELKFFNVVNDEADEDDE from the exons ATGGCTCCTCAGGCA GCTAAGGTCATTTTTCAACAGAAGAAGTCGGGCAAGGCCCAGAAGCAGACCAAGAAG TACATCATCGATGCTTCTCAGCCTGCCAGCGACAAGATCTTCGACGTCTCCGCCTTTGAGAAGTTCCTCCAGGACCGTATCAAGGTCGAGGGCCGCACCAACAACCTCGGCGACAACGTTGTTGTCAAGCAGACCGGTGAGGGCAAGATCGAGATCACCGCCCACAATGAGCTCTCTGGTCGCTACCTCAAGTACCT GACCAAGAAGttcctcaagaagcagcagctccGTGACTGGCTCCGTGTCGTTTCCACCTCCCGAGGTGTCTACGagctcaagttcttcaacgTCGTTAACGACGAGGctgacgaggacgacgagtAA